In Helianthus annuus cultivar XRQ/B chromosome 8, HanXRQr2.0-SUNRISE, whole genome shotgun sequence, a single genomic region encodes these proteins:
- the LOC110870675 gene encoding serine/threonine protein phosphatase 2A 57 kDa regulatory subunit B' kappa isoform, protein MALHVGPTTGEKFISQNFILNLLTLFNSDDLRERDAIKNIVHRIYSKFTFHRSFMRKSLTDVLLHFIYETDHRQNGIGEILEIWGSIINGFTVPLKEQHKVFLSRVLIPLHKPKNMVVYHRQLVYCVSQFVQKETVLSRVVIEKILRCWPVTNCQKEVLLIGELEEIVENIDQRWYLMVAVPVWSRLAKCITSDNSQVAERALDVWNNEQFMRVVSQDIEIVFPILVEAIETNLKLHWSKNVQQLTQSVKNLLQELNPLLYKRCLNRLD, encoded by the exons ATGGCTTTACATGTAGGTCCAACAACTGGAGAAAAGTTCATAAGCCAGAACTTCATTCTCAACCTCCTCACCCTCTTCAATTCAGACGATCTCCGCGAACGCGACGCGATCAAAAACATTGTCCACCGGATCTACTCAAAGTTCACATTCCACCGATCCTTCATGCGCAAATCATTAACCGACGTTTTACTCCATTTCATCTACGAAACTGATCATCGACAAAATGGGATTGGAGAGATTCTCGAGATATGGGGAAGCATAATCAACGGGTTCACGGTGCCATTAAAGGAGCAACACAAGGTTTTtttatctagggttttgatcccGTTGCATAAACCGAAGAATATGGTGGTTTATCACCGTCAATTGGTGTATTGTGTGTCACAGTTTGTGCAGAAAGAGACAGTGCTTAGCCGTGTGGTGATCGAAAAGATTTTGAGGTGTTGGCCGGTGACGAATTGTCAAAAAGAAGTGTTGTTAATCGGAGAGTTGGAAGAGATTGTGGAGAATATTGATCAAAGGTGGTACCTGATGGTGGCTGTTCCGGTGTGGAGTAGACTCGCAAAGTGTATAACAAGTGATAATTCACAG GTAGCCGAGCGGGCTCTGGATGTTTGGAATAACGAACAATTCATGAGGGTGGTGTCTCAAGATATCGAGATAGTGTTCCCTATTCTAGTTGAAGCCATTGAAACGAACCTTAAGCTGCACTGGAGCAAAAACGTACAACAACTGACACAAAGCGTGAAGAACTTACTTCAAGAACTTAATCCTCTTCTCTATAAAAGGTGCCTCAATCGGCTAGATTAG